The proteins below come from a single Pichia kudriavzevii chromosome 2, complete sequence genomic window:
- a CDS encoding uncharacterized protein (PKUD0B09280; Pfam Domains: PMT(3.3e-72)|MIR(5.2e-36)), whose product MPAKQRGGASRSLSATEAKELEELRELPNQRNSIVSDIQSLDQRRQSAEYFEEKRGSISYSASSFSEGTQLVREDGAKLLEKSYSMANTGVTRNSLISGLKLLSKETTELEIKADQLGAKKRRLVNGIFHKYIAPVIFTVISFWLRYYKIGDNNTVIWDEAHFAKFGSFYNRHTFYHDVHPPLGKMLCGLSEWLVGYQASANPDYNFDAGSTYPAQINYFGMRLFQVFFSSALTPIAWFTCRSLKKNLWTCYLVTLMVCLESSFIVLGKFVLLDSFLFFFTATTFLCLANVNRLRKFEGKSRKFNLWLLLLGLSIGCVCCVKWVGLFVTSVVGVYVIVDLWAKFWEPNFRILTYAHYWFTRIIALICIPVVVYLTCFKLHLDLLYLPGDGSASMNTIFQANMRATDIVSQPRFVQFGDELTLRSQGPNSNLLHSHQQVYPAGSGQHQVTTYGFKDSNNNWQIENPRTARKLSGYLKDGDTLRLKHLMTGANLHSHEIPGHVSKNYFEVSGYGSEEIGDEKDDWIVEVVSQLYSSNETYRIMNESGDQFHKFIHPVSTTFRLKHKQLGCYLGTTGKSYPIWGFQQGEVVCLDAAPKDSWKSYIDTSANWNIESVVSSGIPIDYEYEYPKSNFLKDFIQIQRSMAASNNALTPDPSKADSIASSWWEWPIMRSGIRMSTWSLSARRYYMFGNPIIIWFTTACVVVYSFIMFSISRRWKSQELVLDEVAMWNIFTSGIVPLLGYILHYLPFIVMGRVTYFHHYMPALYFAMFMSGFAVDYLTINMNKRIRDVIYFLLFVVIIGSFWLFSPTCLGMVGHPRNYKYLNWFPTWTMSDYQPFSITLQQFFSKCKSKLNEYI is encoded by the coding sequence ATGCCTGCCAAACAAAGAGGAGGTGCTAGTAGGAGTCTTTCTGCCACTGAGGCTAAAGAATTAGAGGAACTACGTGAACTACCTAATCAGCGAAACTCCATTGTTTCGGATATACAATCGCTTGACCAAAGAAGACAATCCGCAGAgtattttgaagagaaaagaggTTCTATATCGTATTCTGCAAGTAGTTTCTCTGAAGGTACACAGTTGGTACGAGAAGACGGTGCAAAGcttcttgaaaaatcatACTCCATGGCGAATACTGGTGTAACCAGAAACAGTTTAATTTCTGGCCTTAAACTATTATCTAAGGAGACAACAGAACTGGAGATCAAAGCAGATCAATTAGGCGCTAAAAAGAGGAGATTGGTTAATGGTATCTTTCACAAGTACATAGCTCCGGTGATATTCACAGTCATTTCCTTTTGGTTAAGATATTATAAAATTGGGGATAACAATACTGTGATCTGGGATGAGGCACATTTTGCTAAATTTGGATCCTTTTATAACAGACACACATTTTACCATGATGTACATCCGCCATTGGGGAAGATGCTATGTGGTCTTTCAGAATGGCTAGTTGGTTACCAAGCATCTGCCAACCCTGACTACAATTTTGATGCAGGTTCAACTTACCCAGCTCAAATAAACTACTTTGGTATGAGATTGTTTCAAGTCTTTTTCAGTTCAGCATTAACTCCAATTGCTTGGTTTACTTGTAGGagtttaaagaaaaatctaTGGACATGTTATCTGGTTACTTTGATGGTTTGCCTAGAATCCAGTTTTATCGTGCTAGGTAAATTCGTTCTTCTGGATtcgtttttgttttttttcacagCTACAACTTTCTTGTGTCTGGCAAATGTTAATAGATTGAGGAAGTTTGAAGGTAAGTCAAGGAAGTTTAATTTATGGCTGCTTTTGTTAGGTTTGAGTATAGGTTGTGTATGTTGTGTTAAATGGGTTGGTTTGTTTGTCACTTCAGTTGTTGGCGTTtatgttattgttgatttatGGGCCAAATTCTGGGAACCTAACTTTAGAATTCTAACATATGCTCATTATTGGTTCACAAGGATCATTGCTTTAATATGTATTCCAGTTGTTGTGTATCTCACCTGTTTCAAACTTCATTTGGACTTGCTATACTTACCAGGAGATGGGAGTGCCTCGATGAATACCATTTTCCAAGCAAACATGAGAGCTACCGATATTGTATCTCAACCTagatttgttcaatttgGTGATGAGCTCACTTTGAGATCCCAAGGCCCAAACTCTAATCTATTACATTCACATCAACAAGTTTATCCTGCCGGTAGTGGCCAGCACCAAGTAACTACATATGGTTTCAAAGATTCAAACAATAACTGGCAGATTGAAAACCCAAGAACGGCTAGAAAGCTGTCTGGATATTTGAAAGACGGAGATACTCTACGTCTTAAGCATCTTATGACAGGAGCAAACTTGCATTCCCATGAAATTCCAGGACATGTCAGCAAGAATTATTTTGAGGTATCTGGTTACGGCagtgaagaaattggagaTGAGAAAGATGATTGGATTGTGGAAGTTGTCTCACAGTTGTATTCTTCTAACGAAACATATAGAATTATGAATGAAAGTGGTGACCAGTTTCACAAATTCATCCATCCTGTTTCAACAACGTTTAGGTTAAAACATAAGCAATTGGGTTGTTACTTAGGAACCACTGGTAAAAGTTATCCGATTTGGGGATTTCAGCAAGGTGAAGTTGTATGCCTTGATGCGGCACCAAAGGATTCGTGGAAATCATATATCGATACTTCTGCAAACTGGAATATTGAATCTGTTGTGTCTTCTGGAATCCCAATTGATTATGAGTACGAATATCCTAAGTCTAACTTTCTTAAAGACTTCATTCAAATACAACGTTCAATGGCTGCATCGAACAACGCATTGACACCGGATCCTTCCAAGGCAGACAGTATTGCCTCTTCATGGTGGGAATGGCCAATAATGAGAAGTGGTATCAGAATGTCGACATGGTCTTTGTCTGCAAGAAGGTACTACATGTTTGGTAATCCAATTATTATCTGGTTTACTACTGCCTGTGTTGTAGTGTACTCCTTCATtatgttttcaatctcaagAAGATGGAAATCCCAAGAATTGGTACTAGATGAAGTTGCAATGTGGAACATATTTACTTCTGGAATCGTACCTCTTCTCGGTTACATATTGCATTATTTACCTTTCATTGTGATGGGAAGAGTCACTTATTTCCATCACTACATGCCTGCACTCTACTTTGCAATGTTTATGTCTGGGTTTGCGGTTGATTATTTAACCATTAATATGAACAAAAGGATTAGAGATGTCATTtatttccttcttttcgttgttattattggtTCATTTTGGTTATTTAGCCCTACTTGCTTAGGTATGGTTGGCCATCCCCGCAATTACAAATACTTGAACTGGTTTCCGACATGGACTATGAGCGACTATCAGCCATTTTCTATCACACTGCAACaattcttttcaaagtgCAAGTCCAAACTAAACGAATATATATAG